The Lycium barbarum isolate Lr01 chromosome 12, ASM1917538v2, whole genome shotgun sequence genome includes a region encoding these proteins:
- the LOC132622946 gene encoding bZIP transcription factor 2-like translates to MMSTFPATTLSTDGLLSNLFSTFDGGFTPWDSIEPAFLFPQEVEDQEPVFSPKESPPSEPVISNSDSGSDDSKPNSIHSSSGSDEPGGNNNNNNNSNRCPDKRKRKPTTSNRDIDERKRRRMVSNRESARRSRMRKQKHLENLRNLANGLKLANRELMNRLRLITHQCQLVQCDNERLRTESAMLRERLEAIRQILILRQLEQFNSYSAWARNNMELQRPQ, encoded by the coding sequence ATGATGTCCACTTTTCCGGCAACTACTCTGTCTACCGATGGACTTCTTTCCAATTTATTCTCCACTTTCGATGGCGGTTTCACTCCGTGGGACTCTATCGAACCGGCTTTCTTATTTCCACAAGAAGTGGAAGATCAAGAACCGGTTTTTTCTCCCAAGGAATCACCACCCTCTGAACCGGTTATTTCAAACTCGGATTCAGGGTCTGATGACTCCAAACCGAATTCCATTCATTCTAGTTCCGGTTCAGATGAACCGGGCgggaataataacaataataataactcGAACCGCTGTCCGGATAAGAGAAAACGGAAGCCCACAACATCGAACCGGGACATAGATGAGAGAAAGCGTAGACGTATGGTATCGAACCGGGAATCAGCCAGGAGGTCTCGAATGCGAAAGCAAAAGCATCTGGAGAACCTGAGGAACCTGGCGAACGGGCTTAAATTAGCGAACCGGGAATTAATGAACCGGTTACGGTTAATTACGCATCAGTGCCAACTGGTTCAGTGTGACAACGAGCGGTTGAGGACTGAATCGGCTATGCTAAGGGAAAGACTTGAGGCTATACGTCAAATATTGATCCTCCGGCAACTTGAGCAATTTAATTCTTACTCTGCATGGGCACGCAATAATATGGAATTACAAAGACCTCAATAA